The following coding sequences lie in one bacterium genomic window:
- a CDS encoding glycosyltransferase: protein MKISVIVISFNQKQFIQRLVAQLIEQDFDSDDYEIILVECASTDSTREWLAGFRNRNLVPLLLSDPSNRSFARNQGIAKAHGEIIVMIDGDHTVSRNFLSVHWSAHQRGDCAIVGKSDFAQHDEFTAISDYLNNGGAVKLGSNQRLPGRYFLTRNCSISKSVVQRVGLFDETFDCWGGEDLDYGVRIEDAGVPIYAEPRALAIHHHFRSIDSLLANLEAYGREGIPILLKNHPRLFRELNLDRVFSNPFDKDRFGGLWRMCHRLLFSRPVFTIVRYTVDSLRSHKLPRFLFDYLHLRQYSRGLSESAYFKEITKR from the coding sequence GTGAAGATAAGCGTAATTGTCATATCATTCAATCAGAAGCAGTTCATACAGAGATTGGTAGCACAACTGATCGAACAGGATTTCGACAGTGATGACTATGAGATTATTCTTGTTGAGTGCGCATCGACGGACTCAACAAGAGAGTGGCTTGCAGGATTTCGAAATCGAAACTTAGTGCCGCTATTGCTGTCGGATCCTTCGAACCGGTCATTCGCGCGTAATCAAGGGATCGCAAAGGCACATGGTGAGATTATCGTTATGATTGACGGTGATCATACAGTCAGTCGGAACTTTCTGTCAGTTCATTGGTCCGCGCACCAGCGTGGAGACTGTGCGATCGTCGGGAAGTCTGACTTTGCACAACACGACGAGTTCACTGCAATTAGTGACTATCTGAATAATGGCGGGGCCGTAAAGCTTGGAAGTAATCAGAGGTTGCCGGGCCGTTACTTTCTGACCAGGAATTGCTCGATTTCGAAGAGCGTAGTGCAGCGAGTCGGCCTGTTTGACGAGACCTTCGACTGTTGGGGTGGCGAAGACCTCGATTATGGAGTTCGTATTGAGGATGCCGGTGTGCCGATTTACGCCGAACCTCGAGCCCTTGCGATTCATCACCATTTTCGATCGATTGATAGCTTGCTTGCAAATCTGGAAGCGTACGGCCGGGAGGGGATTCCAATTCTGTTGAAGAATCACCCAAGACTTTTTAGAGAACTGAACTTGGATCGTGTGTTTTCAAATCCTTTTGACAAAGATCGCTTCGGCGGTCTTTGGCGGATGTGCCATCGGTTGCTGTTTTCCCGGCCGGTCTTTACTATTGTGCGGTATACAGTGGATTCGTTGAGATCTCATAAGCTTCCGCGATTTCTGTTCGACTATCTGCATCTGCGCCAATATTCGCGCGGGCTGTCAGAATCTGCGTATTTCAAAGAAATTACTAAACGATGA
- a CDS encoding glycosyltransferase: protein MRVLYIAPEHVSGTLALFKREHERRGDECRYVTFWRSRWQFPDDICLGLAGMPIQRWVRGIRDLVTHDPHRVPSRVEDRKLPVWDPPWHVRAMFRMRDEYNWPRINEVIRQYSLAEYDIVHLDGGLDFTRDARFARSMKARGKPIVSYFHGSDLRSRGFIPRVEEVTDLHLTPEWDLHDLDSRIHYLYLPFDAASFQTKPFRPGKVIRIAHAARNPLKGTDAIVSAIDSLSNRYPLELVLIRDMSYESALAAKFSCDIFIDQLTNAGGWGYGMSSVEALAMGIPVITNIPDRMLKYIGDHPFIVADTMSLTQVLEDCLSNREILQTTAARGLEWVMSRHEIQKVGDALYGHYRRLDWCQ from the coding sequence GTGAGAGTACTTTACATTGCGCCAGAGCATGTGTCTGGCACGCTGGCATTGTTTAAGCGTGAACACGAGAGACGAGGAGATGAGTGCCGGTATGTTACCTTCTGGCGAAGTCGATGGCAATTCCCGGATGACATCTGCCTTGGACTTGCTGGTATGCCTATTCAGAGGTGGGTTCGCGGGATTCGAGATCTTGTGACACACGACCCGCACCGTGTTCCTTCTCGCGTCGAAGACCGCAAGTTGCCAGTCTGGGATCCACCATGGCATGTTCGCGCGATGTTTAGGATGCGTGACGAGTATAATTGGCCCCGTATCAATGAAGTAATTCGGCAGTATAGTCTCGCCGAGTATGACATCGTTCATCTTGACGGTGGCTTGGACTTCACTCGAGACGCTAGGTTTGCGCGCAGTATGAAGGCTCGTGGCAAGCCGATTGTCTCCTACTTTCATGGGTCAGACCTGCGTTCTCGAGGCTTCATTCCGCGTGTCGAGGAAGTCACTGATCTGCATTTGACTCCCGAGTGGGATCTGCACGATCTTGATTCTCGGATTCACTATCTCTACCTTCCATTCGATGCCGCGAGCTTTCAGACTAAGCCCTTTCGACCCGGTAAAGTGATTCGTATCGCCCATGCGGCACGTAATCCGTTAAAAGGGACAGATGCGATCGTAAGTGCGATTGATTCACTTTCGAATCGCTACCCTCTGGAGCTTGTCTTAATCAGGGACATGTCCTACGAAAGTGCGCTCGCTGCGAAGTTCTCCTGCGACATATTTATCGACCAGCTTACAAATGCGGGAGGTTGGGGATACGGGATGAGCAGCGTGGAGGCACTGGCGATGGGTATTCCCGTGATTACGAACATTCCTGACCGGATGCTGAAATACATCGGTGACCACCCTTTTATAGTCGCGGACACTATGTCTCTTACTCAGGTATTGGAGGATTGCCTGTCCAATCGGGAGATCTTGCAAACAACCGCAGCGCGAGGACTTGAATGGGTTATGTCGCGACATGAAATTCAAAAGGTTGGTGACGCGCTGTACGGACATTATAGGCGGCTTGATTGGTGCCAGTGA
- a CDS encoding oligosaccharide flippase family protein, giving the protein MTRSVTFLLLPYYSYRLSAADYGELSLYYLFLAVAQTFYVYGLDIAYLRFYNLKDHGRTSAQVNGTALLAVALSSSVLCLLGLLFRDSLGSLLIQNPENADDVPIGIVICLGILFFDTIGTFPFLRLRSENKPLSFSAQKIVNVVLNISLNVWMVGSLGLGVLGVLYANLIASLVTCALILPAFLQTCRFRIDRVLFSDLLAFGLPNIPTYLFVMVVELADRKVLELFRGIEEAGLYSAGYKLGMFMGVVNAAFRFAWQPFFLKHANDPQAPRLYARTLTYYVAVASGLLLMLTLAVPPLLKFNFPIVGYLISPSYWSGLVVFPIILAAHIFDGIYANLMVGIYLQKATRKLPFVTGVAAVFTVIANLLLVPTYGMLAAAWVTFFAFVIQALLLYLVVQKIYPIAYEWRRLAILAVITIALTGAAALLELNWSLRILLAVAFPVLLVFLRFFTSDEVAVVRRFVQR; this is encoded by the coding sequence TTGACGAGATCTGTTACCTTCCTCCTGCTGCCATACTACAGCTATCGTCTTAGTGCCGCTGACTATGGCGAGCTATCACTGTACTATCTGTTCTTAGCCGTCGCGCAGACTTTTTATGTATATGGACTTGACATTGCTTATCTGCGCTTCTATAATCTAAAGGACCATGGACGCACCAGCGCGCAGGTGAACGGAACGGCGCTCCTTGCCGTCGCACTGAGTTCTTCGGTTCTCTGCCTACTCGGACTTTTGTTTAGGGATTCGCTTGGGTCGCTTTTGATTCAGAATCCGGAGAACGCGGACGATGTGCCCATCGGTATTGTTATTTGTCTGGGGATATTGTTCTTTGACACCATTGGAACTTTCCCATTCCTTCGATTGCGTAGCGAAAACAAGCCGCTCTCCTTTTCGGCACAGAAGATAGTCAATGTGGTGTTGAATATCAGTCTGAATGTCTGGATGGTAGGTTCTTTGGGGCTAGGTGTTCTCGGCGTGTTATATGCAAATCTGATTGCGAGTCTTGTCACTTGTGCGCTGATCCTGCCCGCCTTCCTGCAGACGTGCAGATTTCGCATTGATCGTGTGCTATTCTCCGATCTGCTTGCTTTCGGGCTGCCCAACATACCAACCTACTTGTTCGTAATGGTCGTGGAACTTGCGGATCGAAAAGTGTTGGAACTCTTCCGTGGGATCGAGGAGGCGGGCCTCTACTCGGCAGGTTACAAACTTGGGATGTTCATGGGAGTGGTAAATGCCGCCTTCAGATTCGCATGGCAGCCGTTCTTCCTGAAGCATGCTAATGATCCTCAGGCGCCTCGATTGTACGCTCGGACGCTGACGTACTACGTTGCCGTCGCATCCGGCCTCTTGCTGATGCTGACGCTTGCGGTGCCGCCTCTACTGAAGTTCAATTTCCCTATTGTCGGCTATTTGATCTCTCCATCGTATTGGAGCGGACTCGTTGTCTTCCCGATTATCCTTGCGGCCCACATTTTCGATGGGATCTACGCGAATCTCATGGTAGGTATCTACTTGCAGAAAGCTACAAGGAAACTGCCATTTGTAACAGGTGTGGCTGCGGTTTTTACTGTGATCGCTAATCTATTATTGGTGCCAACCTACGGTATGCTCGCTGCCGCTTGGGTCACGTTTTTCGCATTTGTTATTCAGGCGTTGCTTCTATACCTCGTGGTTCAGAAAATCTATCCCATCGCATACGAGTGGCGTCGATTGGCTATCTTAGCTGTAATCACAATTGCACTTACCGGCGCGGCGGCATTGCTCGAGTTGAATTGGTCGCTGCGAATCCTGCTTGCGGTTGCATTTCCGGTACTTCTTGTCTTTCTAAGATTCTTTACGTCCGATGAGGTCGCTGTTGTCAGGCGATTTGTGCAAAGGTGA